The Raphanus sativus cultivar WK10039 chromosome 2, ASM80110v3, whole genome shotgun sequence genome includes a region encoding these proteins:
- the LOC108840740 gene encoding uncharacterized protein LOC108840740 translates to MDNFYSSIWLHQESFDEMRQNLQNTLFELETLKMEANEKSRTHTEEVNQLLTLLKSTQQERDEARQQLSQFLIQTQNSNSRSISESNSEHSSSSPSSSELSSLLNIHLPQPSMILEDPTAHKHHQLDPMDALVMGKAYPETGKLLKAVVEAGPLLQTLLVAGPLPKWVNPPPQTQSQRFELPPPFLFKGSDVSNNSLTCSGSVMRFGLYSSSVIDQTMLTGKRQRLE, encoded by the exons ATGGATAACTTTTATTCTTCTATCTGGCTTCATCAAGAG AGCTTTGATGAGATGAGGCAGAATCTGCAGAACACTCTGTTCGAGCTAGAGACACTGAAAATGGAAGCTAATGAGAAATCAAGAACACATACCGAAGAAGTCAACCAGCTTCTCACTCTCCTCAAATCCACTCAACAAGAACGGGATGAAGCTAGACAACAACTATCTCAGTTTCTCATCCAAACCCAAAACTCTAATTCAAGAAGCATCAGTGAGTCAAATAGCGAACATTCATCttcctctccttcttcctcaGAACTCTCAAGCTTACTGAACATTCATCTCCCTCAGCCGTCGATGATCCTCGAAGATCCAACGGCTCATAAACATCATCAGTTAGATCCTATGGACGCCCTCGTGATGGGGAAAGCTTATCCTGAAACGGGGAAGCTATTAAAAGCGGTGGTGGAAGCTGGACCGCTTCTTCAAACGCTTCTCGTGGCGGGACCGCTGCCAAAATGGGTAAACCCACCGCCTCAAACGCAATCGCAGCGTTTTGAATTACCTCCTCCATTCTTGTTTAAAGGGTCTGATGTTAGTAACAACTCGCTAACGTGTTCTGGTTCTGTTATGAGATTTGGGCTGTATTCAAGTTCGGTTATCGATCAAACGATGTTAACCGGAAAGAGGCAGAGATTAGAGTAG
- the LOC108842082 gene encoding zinc finger CCCH domain-containing protein 65-like encodes MASQTCIKNKSVPSEEAKATKKEAKARKKITQERIALGVKKLKLKPPVAPRPKPIIFCRHHLKGRCHEGEQCKFSHDTTPETKSLPCCYFATQSCMKGDDCPYDHDLSKYPCNNFVTKGFCHRGDTCLFSHKGTPQAASDRPVANVTTSSSNIAAASSSFEALNVKSGVKENDLSKNQEKMDSQTCIKNKSVPSKEAKARKKPCRYLATQSCMKGDDCPYDHDLLKYPCINFVTNGFCHMGDKCLFSHKAASDRPGENVTISSSNTAAASVLPQKSNKQTVRQAIARLQGIQPRVSSSSTFLKPSSQSNQKNSTVASSSKINEHATPPQLPPLRKPSVVPKGMSFLSFYKTTQEEDTSKKL; translated from the exons ATGGCTTCTCAAACTTGCATAAAGAACAAATCTGTCCCTTCTGAGGAAGCAAAAGCTACAAAGAAGGAG GCAAAAGCTCGGAAGAAAATAACTCAAGAGCGTATAGCACTTGGCGTGAAGAAGTTGAAACTCAAACCACCAGTAGCTCCGAGACCAAAACCTATAATATTTTGTCGGCACCATCTCAAGGGTCGGTGCCACGAG GGAGAACAGTGCAAATTTTCACACGATACAACTCCGGAAACCAAATCTTTG CCTTGCTGCTACTTTGCAACTCAGTCATGTATGAAAGGAGATGATTGTCCGTACGACCATGATCTGTCCAAATATCCTTGCAACAATTTCGTGACCAAAGGTTTCTGCCACAGGGGTGATACGTGTTTATTTTCTCACAAG GGTACTCCACAGGCTGCTTCAGATAGACCGGTTGCAAATGTAACAACCTCGTCAAGTAACATCGCTGCAGCATCTAGTAGTTTTGAGGCACTGAATGTAAAAAGTGGAGTGAAGGAGAATGATCTTTCCAAAAACCAAGAAAAG ATGGATTCTCAAACTTGCATAAAGAACAAATCTGTCCCTTCTAAGGAAGCAAAAGCTAGAAAGAAG CCTTGCCGCTACCTTGCAACTCAGTCATGTATGAAAGGAGATGATTGTCCGTACGACCATGATCTCTTAAAATATCCTTGCATTAATTTCGTGACCAATGGTTTCTGCCACATGGGTGATAAGTGTTTGTTTTCGCACAAG GCTGCTTCAGATAGACCGGGTGAAAATGTAACAATCTCGTCAAGTAACACCGCTGCAGCATCTGTCTTACCTCAGAAATCAAATAAACAAACCGTGAGACAGGCCATAGCCAGATTACAGGGGATACAACCAAGAGTTTCAAGCTCATCTACGTTTTTGAAGCCCTCTAGTCAATCTAACCAAAAAAACTCAACTGTTGCATCATCTTCAAAGATCAATGAACATGCAACACCTCCACAGCTTCCTCCTTTGAGAAAACCATCCGTTGTTCCAAAGGGTATgagttttctctctttttacaAAACCACCCAAGAGGAGGATACCTCGAAGAAGCTGTAA
- the LOC130508619 gene encoding uncharacterized protein LOC130508619: MKELVTLHKPIMLDGGNFGHWKARMRHVIRGIDEDAWTAVEDEWSPPTVMMEDKTLGPKPKDQWTDSEKSASKFNSKALTVIFSAVDLEQFKIIQGCESAKEAWDTLINHFEGNTSVRRTRIDHLASRFENLRMGDDEPIDGFISKISELANESSVLGKKYEEKDLVKKLLRCLPPRFEAYKAVLNIAVDTDEMKFDQLSGILKVHDLEKSDRQENTQKSIAFTANSKDDDRVSKIEDNLSLMAKNFNKFMRRVEKGGSRSNSRFQRNESDRGNTQSSKSDASKRKKELQCHECEGYGHFRNECPLTKRKELKCIECKGYGHTRSECPNNLKKDKSLMSFSDTDSDSESDDGELHLNFMALVAHEGVTSVSDKVEEVMEEEDDELNHDLETEYKTLFNQFTELSHENLQLIKDRAMLKAQVNILELEKPITQPAALSILKESDQEVLALKRAMTEQERSHKEFEAKFNQLSELFLQEKDKSKLLESQLAENLKKVKMLSTGTKSLDHLLTLGQCPSTSRGLGFHGSTSKSDQEGHQVVFVKQVSKEEKVAEPRPPQAQLALQNTGKYESNSRARRRGNGCHFCGKRGHHVSFCYFRRQQYERAWRLNLCFMEPSMYGHVWIAKRDLYPTYKDRVVNRSHKELPESHTKPELNLACNFTSISEKVNLVSHVAYTSADGGSQIDSPWYFDSGCSKHMTGSYEHLEKLQPIKGGKVTFGDGGQGKIRGVGVTDRPDLPRLINVYYVDGLKANLISVSQLCDEGLEVIFNSKECRAVDPQGNIVLCGIRSGNNCYMWKPTNVCCSATTSKLDLWHKKLGYMNINGLTRLVNVEVVRGVPDLESQTSTVCGACCQGKQVKVQHKRIPEIRSKQLLELVHMDLMGPITPESVAGKSTFWSW, from the coding sequence ATGAAGGAGCTTGTCACGTTACACAAGCCTATCATGCTAGACGGAGGCAACTTTGGACACTGGAAAGCACGAATGAGACATGTGATCAGAGGGATCGACGAGGATGCCTGGACTGCTGTTGAGGATGAGTGGTCTCCACCAACTGTGATGATGGAAGATAAGACCTTGGGTCCGAAACCTAAGGATCAGTGGACAGATTCAGAAAAATCAGCATCAAAATTCAACTCTAAGGCGTTAACTGTCATCTTCTCTGCTGTCGATTTGGAACAATTCAAAATTATTCAAGGATGTGAGTCGGCGAAAGAAGCTTGGGATACATTGATCAATCACTTTGAAGGAAACACAAGTGTACGACGAACCAGAATTGATCACTTAGCCTCAAGGTTTGAGAACttgcgcatgggagatgatgaaCCTATCGATGGGTTTATCTCTAAAATCAGTGAACTGGCTAATGAATCTTCAGTCTTGGGCAAGAAGTATGAAGAAAAGGATCTGGTTAAGAAACTCCTGAGATGTTTACCTCCTCGGTTTGAAGCATACAAGGCAGTTCTCAATATAGCCGTTGACACTGATGAGATGAAGTTTGATCAACTCTCTGGTATCCTGAAGGTTCATGACCTCGAGAAATCTGATCGACAGGAGAACACTCAGAAGAGTATTGCCTTCACTGCTAATTCTAAAGATGATGACAGAGTCTCTAAAATTGAAGATAACCTGAGTTTAATGGCAAAGAACTTTAACAAGTTTATGAGACGAGTTGAAAAAGGTGGTAGCAGATCAAACAGTCGGTTTCAGAGGAATGAATCAGATCGTGGTAATACACAGTCATCAAAGTCAGATGCTTCAAAAAGGAAGAAGGAGCTTCAGTGTCATGAATGTGAAGGATATGGACACTTTCGGAATGAATGTCCACTCACTAAGAGGAAAGAACTCAAGTGCATAGAGTGCAAAGGATATGGTCACACTCGTAGTGAATGTCCAAATAACTTGAAGAAAGACAAGTCACTTATGAGCTTCAGCGATACAGACTCGGATAGTGAGAGCGATGATGGGGAATTACATCTGAATTTTATGGCACTCGTAGCACATGAAGGCGTGACTTCAGTTTCTGACAAAGTGGAAGAAGTAATGGAAGAGGAAGACGACGAGCTCAACCATGATCTGGAAACAGAGTACAAGACACTGTTTAATCAGTTTACTGAGCTTAGCCATGAAAACCTTCAGCTCATAAAGGATAGAGCAATGTTGAAAGCACAAGTAAACATCCTGGAACTTGAGAAACCTATAACACAACCTGCTGCTCTTTCAATCTTAAAAGAATCTGATCAAGAAGTTCTGGCGTTAAAACGAGCCATGACTGAGCAAGAACGATCTCATAAGGAGTTTGAGGCTAAATTCAATCAGTTGAGCGAACTATTTCTTCAAGAAAAAGATAAGAGTAAGTTGTTGGAAAGCCAGTTGGCTGAAAACCTCAAAAAAGTCAAGATGCTATCAACCGGCACCAAGTCTTTAGATCATCTGCTGACTTTGGGACAATGCCCCAGCACAAGCCGAGGGCTTGGATTTCATGGATCTACCTCCAAGTCGGATCAAGAAGGACATCAAGTTGTGTTCGTAAAACAAGTCTCCAAGGAGGAAAAGGTTGCTGAACCCCGTCCTCCTCAAGCTCAGCTTGCTCTCCAGAACACTGGAAAATACGAGTCTAACTCTCGTGCAAGACGTCGTGGGAATGGATGTCACTTCTGTGGAAAACGAGGACATCATGTCAGTTTCTGTTACTTTCGAAGACAGCAATATGAGCGAGCCTGGAGGTTAAACTTGTGTTTCATGGAACCTTCTATGTATGGACATGTCTGGATTGCTAAAAGAGACTTATATCCAACCTACAAAGATCGCGTCGTCAATAGGTCACACAAGGAACTTCCTGAGTCACACACCAAACCAGAGTTGAATCTGGCATGTAACTTCACGAGTATATCAGAGAAGGTCAACTTGGTAAGTCACGTTGCATACACCAGTGCAGATGGGGGTTCTCAAATAGATTCTCCTTGGTACTTTGACAGTGGTTGCTCAAAACATATGACAGGAAGCTATGAACATCTTGAGAAACTTCAACCTATCAAGGGTGGAAAAGTGACTTTTGGTGATGGAGGACAAGGAAAGATACGAGGCGTAGGAGTAACTGATAGACCGGATCTACCTCGTCTTATCAATGTATACTATGTTGATGGCCTCAAAGCAAATCTTATTAGTGTAAGTCAACTATGTGATGAAGGTCTAGAAGTGATCTTTAATAGCAAGGAATGTCGTGCTGTGGATCCACAAGGGAACATCGTGCTGTGTGGAATTCGATCTGGTAATAACTGCTATATGTGGAAGCCTACAAACGTGTGCTGCTCAGCGACCACGTCTAAGCTTGATCTGTGGCATAAGAAACTAGGCTACATGAACATCAATGGGCTGACCCGACTTGTTAATGTGGAAGTCGTCAGAGGAGTTCCAGACTTAGAGTCTCAGACGAGTACCGTATGTGGAGCGTGCTGTCAAGGAAAACAAGTTAAGGTGCAACACAAGCGAATCCCTGAGATTAGATCCAAGCAGTTGCTGGAGCTTGTTCACATGGATCTCATGGGTCCAATAACTCCTGAGAGCGTTGCAGGGAAAAGTACATTCTGGTCATGGTAG